AGATGCGCTCATACAACAATTTCTCTCCTCGATTCATGGAACGCCGCAGTCGCGCTGTACCGACGATGGATGCACAGCGAGTTCAGTTCCGCCTAACCAAATGGCGTTTGTCGTGATTAAATTATGAACGGCTCAAGGTGCATTTGCATTGTAATATGTATTAAGAGTCCTATAATAAATGAAAGCCGATTACTGCTCCCATTCCCGCATTCCGAATTACCAATGTCGCCTCCGCAACGCGTCGCTATCATCCCCGATTTTGCCGAGCGGTACGATCGCTCTGTGATTGATGGAATCAGCCGTTATGTTCACCAGGAAAGCAAGTGGAGCTTGTATGTTCCGGCGGATATTGAGCATCGCGACGCCCAGTTAATGCGATGGAAGGGGGACGGGATCATTGCGAACTTCGATGATCCTAAAATCGTTGACATTGTTCGCCACAAAAATCTTCCTTCCATCGGTTTCGGCGGAGGCGCCGGATACTCCAATTCAAAAATCGTCTACATGGCGACAGGCGACGAGGCGATCGGACGAATGGGAGCGGAGCATTTCTTGGAGCGCGGCTACTCGCAGTTCGCCTTCGCCGCAATGCCGCTGACGCGCCGCGACCAACCCTGGTCAGAGCGACGTGCGCAAGCGTTCGCCCAGCGTGTCGCTGAGGAAGGTTATCAGACGCGGAAGTTTCGTCCATCGCTGTCAGTCGCGCGCGATTGGGACCAGTTGCTTGGGGCGTTAGGCCAATGGATTGAGGAATTGCCAAAACCGATCGGTTTGATGGCGGCGTACGATACGTTTGCATTTCATGTCCTTGAGGCGTGCCGCGAACGGGAAATTCAAGTGCCCGAAGATGTCGCTGTATTGGGCGTCGACAATGAGGAGCACATCTGTGAACTTTCGACGCCGCAGCTCAGCAGCATCATTCAAGGGGGAGCAACGCTCGGCTATCGCGCCGCCGAAATGTTGGACCAAATGATGCAAGGAAAGATCAAAAAAACGCCGAAAGTGATTCATCTGCCTCCGGTCGGAATTGTAACGCGACGCTCAACCGATATCCTCGCCATTCGAGACAAAGACGTCGCTCGAGCTCTGCAATTTATTCGCGAAAACGCATGTCATGGAATTCAAGTTCCCGACGTCGTTCGCCAGGTGTCGCTGTCGCGCGTGACTCTGGAAAATCGTTTTCGTGAACTCATCGGCCGAACAATGCACCGTGAGATTAAACGTATCCAACTCGACAAAGTCAAAGAGTTGCTGCGAACGACCGATCTGCCGATGCAAATGGTCGCTAGTCAAAGCGGTTTCGAATATCCAGAGTATCTCTCTAATTTCTTTAGCCGGGAAACGGGACGCACGTTAGGTCAATATCGCAGCGAATCGCGAGACTGATTGTCTAGAGCGGATCGCGTTAAAAAGTGATCGTCAAACCGCCGTCAACCACTAACGTATGGCCGGTTATATAAGTGCATTCGTCGCCGCTGAGAAAAGCGATTGCCGCCGCTACTTCGTGACTCGCGCCAGGTCGGGCCAACGGAATACGACGCCGTTCGACATACCACTGACGAAACTCTTCGGTCTCCGTTTCGTCAATTCCGTTGATGACGCTCATTTCGGTACGGATACAACCCGGAGAAACAACGTTCACCAAGATGCCGTATTCGGCCAAATCAACGGCCAGTGAACGACTCCAAGCGTCGATCGCTCCCTTGCTGGCGGCATAGGCGCCCACCATCGGTTCTGCGGCCTTCGCCTGAATGCTGGAAACGTTGACGATACGGCCATAACGACGTTCGATCATGTGCGGCACGACCAGCTTGGTCAGTGCAAACATCGATTCGACGTTCGTTTCTAATGTTCGCCGCCAGTTTTCAAGGGTGCTATCCAACAGGCGTTCGTAAAAGCTCGCTCCGGCGTTATTGACCACGATGTCGATCTGACGATGGGCCCGAACCGTTTCGGTCACGATTCGTTCAAGTTGCCGATGATCGGTAACGTCAGCCGCCTGAGGATGAATATTTTCACACTCACGACGCAAAGCTTCGAGACGTTCTTCTCGCCGAGCGATTGCGACGACCTGAGCGCCTCGCGATGCGAGCAGCAAAGCGACCGCTTGGCCAATTCCGGAACTTGCACCGGTTACCAAAGCGATCTTCCCTTCAAATTGACTCATTTTGGATCCTCTTGCAGGGAAAATCCGTTGGCGGCTTGCACCTCGATCGCGTGCCGATTTTCCGTTTCTTCTTCCTCGTCGACAGCCGGCAGTCGGCGA
The nucleotide sequence above comes from Blastopirellula sp. J2-11. Encoded proteins:
- a CDS encoding xylose operon transcription regulator XylR, with product MSPPQRVAIIPDFAERYDRSVIDGISRYVHQESKWSLYVPADIEHRDAQLMRWKGDGIIANFDDPKIVDIVRHKNLPSIGFGGGAGYSNSKIVYMATGDEAIGRMGAEHFLERGYSQFAFAAMPLTRRDQPWSERRAQAFAQRVAEEGYQTRKFRPSLSVARDWDQLLGALGQWIEELPKPIGLMAAYDTFAFHVLEACREREIQVPEDVAVLGVDNEEHICELSTPQLSSIIQGGATLGYRAAEMLDQMMQGKIKKTPKVIHLPPVGIVTRRSTDILAIRDKDVARALQFIRENACHGIQVPDVVRQVSLSRVTLENRFRELIGRTMHREIKRIQLDKVKELLRTTDLPMQMVASQSGFEYPEYLSNFFSRETGRTLGQYRSESRD
- a CDS encoding SDR family NAD(P)-dependent oxidoreductase; the protein is MSQFEGKIALVTGASSGIGQAVALLLASRGAQVVAIARREERLEALRRECENIHPQAADVTDHRQLERIVTETVRAHRQIDIVVNNAGASFYERLLDSTLENWRRTLETNVESMFALTKLVVPHMIERRYGRIVNVSSIQAKAAEPMVGAYAASKGAIDAWSRSLAVDLAEYGILVNVVSPGCIRTEMSVINGIDETETEEFRQWYVERRRIPLARPGASHEVAAAIAFLSGDECTYITGHTLVVDGGLTITF